A genomic region of Aspergillus oryzae RIB40 DNA, chromosome 1 contains the following coding sequences:
- a CDS encoding uncharacterized protein (predicted protein): MIMTFLMKRKNGRKPPLPYTASPLELLWADILLVLRSLWSLPGILLPLTPSDELCELYPSTENMANVVAHVCLALSQVAFLLSVLGCFFLMVPALWISLYVAAFVWVNRVICALIFNNADEVLESKVPIEERPEHERERWIFINGVAVGHYWLQNNIDRLAYTFGRKIIGVHNPTDGIVFDVIECLIQRNFTFATPDTRDGYAITKATLLNPKYEKVVLILHSQGGIEGSLIIDWLLDELPENVLRKLEVYTFGNAANHFNNPYKSLLGSGETPASDSTISNQDALVQAEKSVLHIEHYVNAFDFVCVWGVLQFARVPNRYMGRIFVRSGSGHQLNQHYLNTMFTLGPDRRVLDTNKFMEMGARTVEYEKILPKHVRHKRNEVLVTNKRPSDRDRTVQSGLENQHEQRPLKVKDLSRLWQYRNGGSPVDG, translated from the exons ATGATCATGACCTTCCtcatgaagaggaaaaatgGACGAAAACCGCCGTTACCCTATACAGCGTCGCCGTTGGAGTTGCTGTGGGCCGACAttctcctcgtcctccggAGTCTATGGAGTCTACCGGGAATATTACTCCCCCTGACTCCCTCGGATGAGCTATGCGAATTATATCCGTCGACAGAGAACATGGCCAACGTTGTTGCACATGTTTGCCTGGCTTTAAGCCAGGTGGCTTTCTTACTGTCGGTGCTGGGTTGTTTCTTCTTAATGGTGCCAGCACTGTGGATCTCTCTCTATGTGGCGGCCTTTGTATGGGTGAATCGAGTCATCTGCGCACTTATATTCAATAATGCGGACGAGGTTTTGGAGTCAAAAGTCCCGATCGAGGAGCGACCGGAGCATGAGCGTGAACGTTGGATCTTCATCAATGGAGTCGCGGTCGG ACATTATTGGCTGCAGAATAACATAGATCGGCTTGCCTATACTTTTGGCAGGAAGATTATTGGTGTGCATAATCCGAC AGACGGCATTGTATTCGATGTAATCGAGTGTCTGATCCAAAGGAACTTTACCTTCGCCACTCCGGATACGAGAGATGGTTATGCCATCACCAAAGCGACCTTGCTGAATCCGAAGTATGAGAAAGTTGTCCTGATCCTGCACAGCCAGGGGGGCATTGAGGGAAGTCTCATCATCGACTGGCTCCTGGACGAGCTACCAGAGAACGTCCTTCGAAAACTTGAAGTCTATACGTTTGGGAACGCTGCGAACCACTTCAATAACCCGTACAAATCGCTTCTGGGCTCCGGAGAAACCCCCGCTAGCGACTCAACGATATCCAATCAGGATGCCTTGGTACAAGCGGAGAAAAGTGTTCTCCATATTGAGCACTATGTGAATGCTTTCGATTTTGTCTGTGTTTGGGGGGTACTGCAATTCGCCAGAGTCCCAAACCGCTATATGGGCCGAATCTTCGTCCGGTCGGGTTCTGGTCACCAGCTAAACCAGCACTATCTCAACACTATGTTCACATTAGGACCAGACCGGAGGGTCCTCGACACCAATAAATTCATGGAAATGGGGGCGAGAACGGTCGAATACGAGAAAATCCTGCCGAAACACGTCAGACACAAGAGAAATGAGGTGCTTGTCACCAATAAGCGCCCGTCAGACCGCGACAGGACTGTTCAATCTGGACTTGAAAATCAACACGAGCAAAGACCGTTGAAGGTCAAAGATCTCAGCCGGTTATGGCAGTATCGCAATGGCGGTTCGCCTGTAGATGGATGA